A single window of Anaerocolumna chitinilytica DNA harbors:
- a CDS encoding SDR family oxidoreductase has product MLVFVTGATGYIGSEVVRELLGAGHQVIGLTRSEKGASKLREAGAKAHFGALDDPDSLRSGAAMADGVIHLAFKHDFSDFGGSLNTDLHAIEAIGEVLEGTGKPFLTTAHANSTLSDNATLALAKRGVRASVVSLSTSVHGDGDKGFVPRLISIAREKGFSAYIGDGANRWPAIHRLDAAHLFRLALESAPAGSKLDGVGDEGIPFYDIANIISRRLNLPLVSISREEAESHFGFLGPIAALDIPRSSAETQELLNWKPVHVSLLTDLEEGDYFEQK; this is encoded by the coding sequence ATGCTTGTCTTTGTAACAGGAGCAACTGGTTATATCGGTTCTGAAGTTGTACGAGAACTCCTTGGTGCTGGACATCAAGTCATTGGTTTAACACGCTCAGAGAAAGGGGCATCAAAATTAAGGGAAGCCGGAGCTAAAGCACACTTTGGCGCACTTGATGATCCGGATAGCCTTCGAAGTGGTGCCGCAATGGCTGATGGTGTTATTCACTTGGCATTTAAGCATGATTTCTCGGACTTTGGCGGTTCACTAAATACGGATTTACATGCAATTGAAGCAATAGGAGAAGTACTTGAGGGCACCGGCAAGCCGTTTTTAACTACTGCGCATGCTAATAGTACATTATCTGATAATGCAACTCTGGCTCTTGCTAAGCGTGGTGTACGGGCATCGGTTGTATCACTTTCTACGTCAGTGCATGGTGATGGAGATAAGGGATTTGTTCCGAGGTTAATCAGTATTGCTCGAGAAAAAGGGTTCTCTGCCTATATCGGTGATGGAGCCAACCGCTGGCCTGCGATACATCGTCTTGATGCGGCACACCTTTTCCGCCTGGCATTAGAGTCTGCTCCGGCAGGATCTAAGCTGGATGGAGTTGGAGATGAGGGGATACCTTTTTATGATATCGCTAATATAATCAGCCGCAGGTTAAACCTGCCCTTAGTCAGCATTTCACGTGAGGAGGCAGAATCCCACTTTGGTTTTCTAGGGCCCATTGCGGCTCTTGATATCCCAAGGTCCAGTGCAGAGACGCAAGAACTTCTGAACTGGAAGCCAGTGCATGTTTCTCTGCTCACAGATCTCGAGGAAGGGGATTATTTTGAGCAGAAATAG
- a CDS encoding alpha-glucosidase: protein MLTKKSRIKDVYANPIGRDIINRMLLQMNINRKAVTNPIVGNLKIMVLPKLLKNQLDEGFVDTLLTLLNTEDETVRSTDEIIPREWWKEAVFYQIYPRSFKDSNGDGIGDLQGIISKLDYIKELGIDAIWLSPIYDSPNDDNGYDIRDYHKIMSDFGTMEDFDKLLTEIHNRGMRLIMDLVVNHTSDEHKWYQQAIHEPDSKYGDYYIFKPQPNNWTSFFSGSAWNYVEERNQYALHLFSKKQMDLNWENEALRHEIHDMVKWWLEKGVDGFRLDVINYISKRKGLPDGNKSIGKLMGYYGVEHYFYGPSLHDYLHELKEKVFMPYNAFSVGETPGAGMEMSKLLTADYRKELDMVFSFDHLETPGHTRYDDYQYDLNYLKSCMVNWMENYGNHCQPSLFYENHDNPRMISKINANQKYRYVLGKLLAVIQLTLRGTPFIYQGQELGMINQCFKTISEIRDVESLNLYDELCNTMKEEEAFSKILTGSRDHARTPMQWSGEQYAGFSTVKPWIMMDEDYKSCNAKLQLQDENSILRFFQKLIALRKEYKVIYYGNVIVSNKKVKDLFTYYRKDENEALYIEINLSTTNKKRTKHPKGRLLLSNYTEDILSSKDRLSFLRPYEANIWAIYP, encoded by the coding sequence ATGCTGACGAAAAAAAGCCGCATCAAAGATGTATACGCTAATCCCATTGGACGGGATATCATTAATCGAATGCTCTTACAAATGAATATAAATAGAAAGGCAGTTACGAATCCTATTGTTGGAAATCTCAAAATAATGGTTTTACCGAAGCTGTTAAAAAATCAATTGGATGAAGGATTTGTGGATACTTTGCTTACACTTTTGAATACGGAAGATGAAACAGTAAGGAGCACGGACGAGATAATTCCCAGAGAATGGTGGAAGGAAGCTGTTTTCTATCAGATTTATCCTAGAAGTTTTAAAGATAGCAATGGAGATGGAATTGGTGATTTGCAGGGTATCATAAGTAAATTGGACTACATAAAGGAATTGGGTATTGATGCTATCTGGCTTTCACCGATTTATGATTCTCCCAATGATGATAATGGCTACGACATAAGAGATTATCATAAAATCATGTCTGACTTTGGAACAATGGAGGATTTTGATAAATTATTAACGGAGATTCATAACCGTGGCATGAGACTTATTATGGATCTTGTGGTCAACCATACCTCAGATGAGCATAAGTGGTATCAGCAGGCTATTCACGAACCGGATTCCAAGTATGGTGATTATTATATTTTCAAACCTCAACCTAACAATTGGACATCATTTTTCAGCGGCAGTGCATGGAACTATGTAGAAGAGCGGAATCAATATGCGTTACATTTATTTTCTAAGAAGCAGATGGATTTAAATTGGGAAAATGAAGCTCTGCGTCATGAGATTCATGACATGGTAAAATGGTGGCTGGAGAAGGGGGTAGATGGTTTTCGGCTGGATGTAATTAATTATATCTCTAAGCGTAAAGGATTGCCGGATGGAAATAAAAGCATCGGTAAGCTAATGGGATATTATGGTGTGGAACATTATTTTTATGGACCTAGTCTTCATGATTATTTGCATGAATTGAAGGAGAAGGTGTTTATGCCGTATAATGCTTTTTCGGTTGGCGAAACTCCGGGAGCTGGGATGGAAATGAGTAAACTGCTGACTGCTGATTACCGTAAGGAACTTGATATGGTGTTCTCCTTTGACCATCTGGAAACACCCGGGCATACACGTTATGATGATTATCAATATGACCTTAATTACCTGAAAAGCTGTATGGTCAACTGGATGGAGAATTACGGTAATCATTGCCAGCCTTCACTCTTTTATGAAAATCATGATAACCCTCGGATGATTTCTAAAATAAATGCAAATCAAAAGTATCGGTATGTCCTGGGGAAACTTTTAGCTGTAATACAGCTTACACTACGAGGTACGCCTTTTATTTACCAGGGGCAGGAGCTTGGAATGATAAATCAATGTTTTAAAACCATCTCGGAGATTCGGGATGTGGAGTCGTTGAATCTATATGATGAGTTATGCAATACCATGAAAGAAGAAGAGGCTTTTTCTAAGATTTTAACCGGTTCAAGGGACCATGCCAGGACACCAATGCAATGGAGTGGTGAACAGTATGCAGGCTTTTCTACGGTGAAGCCATGGATTATGATGGATGAGGATTATAAAAGCTGCAATGCTAAGCTGCAGCTTCAAGATGAGAACTCCATCCTTCGCTTTTTTCAGAAGCTGATTGCATTGCGCAAGGAGTATAAGGTTATTTATTATGGAAATGTAATTGTTAGCAATAAAAAAGTGAAAGACCTGTTTACCTACTATCGTAAAGACGAAAACGAAGCTCTGTATATTGAGATAAACCTAAGTACCACCAATAAAAAGCGTACAAAACATCCAAAAGGCAGGCTTTTGTTATCTAATTATACCGAGGACATCCTGTCCTCGAAGGACAGATTGTCCTTTCTGAGGCCATATGAGGCAAATATTTGGGCTATTTATCCCTAG
- a CDS encoding sensor histidine kinase, which produces MIVQNALNISKLYGGWAIKLKSKKNDYVKIEQKIYARMLLTILTVTVTVILLRFMIKDFFDFGDLITSFFINVFHMSNRTALTITHFIFINNIETITLIVILIVLVIFLKISVSWFTKYFDEISAGMDRLAEESKEDIILSPELEFMENKLYQIKSNLEKQKKAALEAEQRKNDLVVYLAHDIKTPLTSVIGYLSLLDEAPDMPPEQKAKYVGITLEKAYRLEQLINEFFEITRFNLQIIVLNKEQVNLQLMLQQMADEFFPMLTPQGKQVIVNVPYGLNINGDADKLARVFNNILKNAVAYSYENSIINISAKQQDKDMVITFTNQGNPIPKAKLETIFEKFYRLDSARSTNAGGTGLGLAIAQEIITAHDGTISVESSTETTVFIVKIPL; this is translated from the coding sequence ATGATAGTGCAGAACGCCCTAAATATATCAAAACTGTATGGGGGGTGGGCTATAAAATTGAAAAGTAAGAAGAATGATTATGTAAAAATAGAACAGAAAATATATGCTCGAATGTTGCTTACGATTCTCACCGTCACAGTAACCGTTATCCTCCTGCGTTTTATGATAAAAGATTTCTTTGATTTTGGAGATCTTATTACTAGCTTTTTTATAAATGTATTTCATATGTCAAACAGAACTGCTTTAACGATTACCCATTTTATTTTTATTAATAATATAGAAACGATAACACTTATTGTGATTCTCATAGTCTTAGTAATTTTTCTTAAAATTTCTGTTTCTTGGTTCACAAAATATTTTGATGAAATAAGTGCCGGAATGGATAGGCTTGCTGAAGAATCAAAGGAAGATATTATTTTATCACCTGAATTGGAGTTCATGGAAAATAAACTGTATCAGATAAAAAGTAACTTGGAAAAACAAAAGAAGGCAGCTCTTGAAGCCGAACAACGTAAGAATGATTTAGTAGTTTACTTAGCCCATGATATTAAGACACCTCTTACTTCTGTAATAGGATATTTAAGTCTGCTGGATGAAGCTCCTGATATGCCGCCTGAACAGAAGGCTAAGTATGTCGGAATTACCTTGGAAAAAGCCTATCGGCTGGAACAGCTTATAAATGAGTTTTTTGAAATTACAAGATTTAATCTGCAAATAATTGTTTTAAATAAAGAACAGGTCAATTTACAGTTAATGCTTCAGCAGATGGCAGATGAATTCTTTCCAATGCTGACACCACAGGGAAAACAGGTGATTGTCAATGTACCTTACGGATTAAATATAAATGGAGATGCAGATAAACTAGCTCGAGTGTTTAATAACATTCTGAAAAATGCAGTTGCCTATAGTTATGAAAACAGTATCATTAACATTTCCGCTAAACAGCAGGACAAGGATATGGTTATAACCTTTACGAATCAGGGAAATCCAATTCCAAAAGCAAAACTTGAAACAATATTCGAAAAATTTTACCGTTTAGATTCTGCCCGTTCCACAAATGCAGGAGGAACAGGGCTGGGTTTGGCAATTGCGCAAGAAATAATAACAGCTCACGACGGAACAATCTCTGTTGAAAGCAGCACAGAAACTACGGTATTTATTGTAAAAATACCGTTATAA
- a CDS encoding TetR family transcriptional regulator has translation MDKISLDKEVILNATEEVIRRFGPEKANISDVAKSLNVSHAALYRYYNGKNVLWNAVTERWLSNLHAASNEIIKEDKPADIKLFHLLEDFAEAKRRSAVNDPEMFANYLKLAQSSRDVIEKSVEEGTNCIKDIIVQGIAEGIFFEENPDQAAKTVYLATSVFIHPNSFDDSNRKQNIESVVDLLIRGLKNPNRTDK, from the coding sequence TTGGACAAGATCTCGTTAGATAAAGAAGTGATACTTAATGCAACAGAAGAGGTTATTCGACGTTTCGGACCTGAAAAAGCAAATATTTCTGACGTTGCAAAATCTTTAAATGTTAGCCATGCTGCTCTTTACAGATATTATAATGGTAAAAACGTTCTATGGAATGCGGTGACCGAACGCTGGCTTTCAAATCTTCATGCTGCTTCAAATGAAATAATAAAAGAAGATAAACCAGCAGATATAAAACTCTTTCATCTTTTAGAGGACTTTGCCGAAGCAAAACGCCGCAGTGCTGTTAATGACCCGGAAATGTTTGCTAACTATCTTAAATTAGCACAAAGCTCAAGGGATGTTATAGAGAAAAGTGTGGAAGAGGGAACTAATTGTATTAAAGATATTATAGTTCAAGGAATTGCTGAGGGTATATTTTTTGAAGAAAATCCTGATCAGGCAGCGAAAACAGTCTATCTTGCAACCAGCGTATTTATTCATCCAAATTCCTTCGATGATTCTAATCGAAAACAAAATATTGAATCAGTAGTAGATCTTCTGATAAGAGGACTTAAAAATCCTAATAGAACAGATAAATAA
- the vanR gene encoding VanR-ABDEGLN family response regulator transcription factor: MSINIMIVDDEQSIADLIEVYLENEGFKIFKFYNGHDALLCAQSEQLELAILDVMLPDIDGFTLCQKIRERHKFPVIMVTAKEEEIDKITGLTLGADDYITKPFRPLELIARVKAQLRRFTKYNSSGPEKEDNLIAFSGLVLDMDTHECTLNEKKLSLTPTEFSILWLLCSRRGRVVSSEDLFHEVWGDKYFTNCNNTVMVHIRHLREKMHDSAERPKYIKTVWGVGYKIEK, encoded by the coding sequence ATGAGTATTAATATTATGATTGTTGACGATGAGCAGTCTATAGCAGATCTAATTGAAGTTTATCTGGAAAATGAAGGATTTAAAATATTTAAATTCTATAATGGTCATGACGCACTTTTGTGTGCCCAGTCGGAACAGCTGGAGCTTGCCATACTTGATGTCATGCTGCCGGATATTGATGGTTTTACACTCTGTCAGAAGATAAGAGAGAGACATAAATTTCCGGTTATCATGGTGACGGCTAAGGAAGAAGAAATCGATAAGATTACGGGGCTGACACTAGGTGCTGATGACTATATCACCAAGCCCTTTCGCCCTTTGGAACTTATTGCACGTGTGAAGGCACAGCTTCGCAGATTTACGAAATATAATTCTTCGGGTCCAGAAAAAGAAGATAACTTAATTGCCTTTTCCGGCTTGGTGTTGGATATGGATACCCATGAATGTACGTTGAACGAGAAAAAACTGTCCCTTACTCCTACAGAGTTTTCTATTCTTTGGCTCCTCTGTTCCAGACGGGGTCGGGTGGTCAGCTCGGAAGATTTGTTCCACGAGGTCTGGGGGGATAAATATTTTACGAACTGTAATAATACGGTTATGGTCCATATTAGACATTTAAGAGAAAAAATGCATGATAGTGCAGAACGCCCTAAATATATCAAAACTGTATGGGGGGTGGGCTATAAAATTGAAAAGTAA
- the rsmH gene encoding 16S rRNA (cytosine(1402)-N(4))-methyltransferase RsmH — MDNQEQKHQRRPRYKGTHPKAFKDKYKELQPELYADTVAKVIQKGNTPAGMHRSICVNEILEILQITPGQTGLDATLGYGGHTLEMLKCLNSKGHLYATDVDSIELPRTRERLELLGYGPEILTIKQTNFSNIDQITSESGPLNFVLADLGVSSMQIDNPERGFSFKTEGPLDLRLNPSKGISAAERLKTISQDELHGMLLENADEPHSAEIARAIISATKKGVAITTTSQLQQIIKDALKFIPEKDRNEEIKKSCQRCFQALRIDVNKEFEVLYEFLEKLPAALAEGGRVAILTFHSGEDRLVKKSFQHFYREGLYKEIATEAIRPSAAECNSNSRARCAKLRWAIKA, encoded by the coding sequence ATGGATAATCAAGAGCAAAAACATCAGCGCCGTCCCAGGTATAAAGGTACCCATCCGAAAGCCTTTAAAGATAAATATAAGGAATTACAACCGGAGTTATATGCTGATACAGTAGCAAAGGTTATACAAAAGGGCAATACACCTGCAGGTATGCATCGTTCCATATGCGTTAATGAAATATTGGAAATTTTACAAATCACCCCCGGGCAAACCGGATTAGATGCAACCTTAGGTTATGGCGGTCATACCTTAGAGATGCTTAAATGCTTGAACTCCAAAGGACATTTATACGCAACTGATGTGGATTCGATAGAATTGCCGCGTACAAGAGAACGTTTAGAGCTCTTAGGATATGGACCTGAAATTTTAACGATCAAACAGACTAACTTTTCAAATATAGATCAAATCACCTCGGAATCCGGACCATTGAATTTTGTATTGGCAGATTTAGGTGTCTCTTCTATGCAAATAGACAATCCTGAAAGAGGATTTTCTTTTAAGACGGAGGGGCCATTAGATTTAAGGCTAAATCCTTCCAAGGGCATCTCTGCTGCAGAACGGCTTAAAACCATCTCACAGGATGAATTACATGGAATGCTGCTAGAAAATGCAGACGAACCGCATTCCGCAGAAATAGCTCGTGCCATTATATCAGCAACAAAAAAAGGAGTGGCCATTACAACAACAAGTCAGCTTCAGCAAATCATCAAAGATGCGCTGAAATTTATACCAGAAAAGGATAGAAATGAGGAAATTAAAAAATCCTGTCAGAGATGCTTTCAGGCATTGCGAATTGATGTTAATAAAGAATTTGAAGTATTATATGAATTTTTAGAAAAACTTCCTGCTGCCTTGGCTGAAGGAGGACGTGTTGCAATCCTGACCTTTCATTCCGGTGAAGATCGTCTTGTTAAAAAATCTTTTCAGCATTTCTATCGTGAAGGCCTCTACAAAGAAATTGCTACAGAAGCTATACGGCCATCAGCCGCCGAATGTAATTCCAATAGTCGTGCCCGGTGTGCTAAATTACGTTGGGCGATAAAGGCTTAA
- a CDS encoding Ig-like domain-containing protein encodes MKKTLKLLTSILLCITIIASCTLIYGQQTEAATVKISNTTLTLSVGKSQTLKITGTSSTVSWSSSNEDVATVSKSGKVTAVSNGSAVVTAKVDSKKYTCKVKVQGSQKLSADWKDLEFKMNNEKYTLFFDFKQIKDNGWDFDLSDYGHDSYTMNSGDKITGTISLENSKYDSDITVGFINTDKKAKDIKKCKIWTININNRFAKNPVSFALPAGIKEGSTLKEVVKAYGKPDDTYRSDDLGYWVYTYSSDYDKYFKLEIDDKKGVIGMTMQLYD; translated from the coding sequence ATGAAAAAAACATTAAAACTATTAACCAGCATTCTTTTATGCATCACGATTATTGCCTCCTGTACTCTTATTTACGGGCAACAAACAGAAGCAGCAACTGTTAAAATCAGCAATACAACTTTGACTTTGAGTGTAGGGAAGTCTCAAACCCTTAAAATAACCGGAACTTCAAGCACAGTAAGCTGGTCAAGCAGTAATGAAGATGTCGCAACGGTCTCAAAAAGCGGTAAAGTAACTGCTGTATCCAATGGCTCAGCTGTTGTTACTGCTAAGGTTGACAGCAAAAAATATACATGTAAAGTTAAAGTACAAGGAAGTCAAAAGTTATCAGCTGATTGGAAAGACCTTGAGTTTAAAATGAACAATGAAAAATATACCTTGTTCTTTGATTTCAAACAGATAAAAGATAATGGCTGGGATTTTGACTTATCAGATTATGGTCATGACAGTTATACCATGAACAGCGGTGATAAAATTACCGGAACGATAAGTCTTGAGAATTCAAAATATGATTCTGATATTACAGTAGGATTCATCAATACAGATAAGAAAGCAAAAGATATTAAGAAATGCAAAATATGGACCATTAATATTAACAATCGGTTTGCAAAAAATCCTGTTTCTTTTGCCTTACCTGCCGGGATTAAGGAAGGAAGCACTTTAAAAGAAGTTGTAAAAGCTTATGGTAAACCAGATGACACCTATAGATCGGATGATTTAGGATATTGGGTTTATACTTATTCCTCAGATTATGATAAGTATTTCAAATTAGAGATCGATGATAAAAAAGGTGTAATAGGAATGACTATGCAGTTATATGATTAA
- a CDS encoding chemotaxis protein CheX — MDVKYINTILETFIATLEQFGVHDIKRCNIQKKSKMFLNSELSTIICFQGAVQGDIALSMPIETAKRLVSIMMMGMSITSIDDMAKSAIGELSSMIAGASATKISSFGLATRINPPRVITENAEINCFETIAIDFESDQGKIELNIGLNI, encoded by the coding sequence ATGGACGTTAAGTATATTAATACGATATTAGAAACTTTCATTGCTACTTTAGAACAATTTGGGGTACATGACATCAAAAGGTGTAATATTCAAAAGAAAAGCAAAATGTTCTTGAATTCAGAGTTATCTACAATAATTTGTTTTCAAGGAGCAGTTCAAGGGGATATCGCTCTTTCTATGCCTATCGAGACTGCTAAAAGATTAGTCTCAATAATGATGATGGGCATGAGTATTACATCCATCGATGATATGGCCAAAAGTGCAATAGGAGAATTATCCAGTATGATAGCAGGGGCTTCCGCGACAAAAATTTCTTCTTTTGGATTAGCGACAAGGATTAATCCACCTAGAGTAATTACAGAAAATGCTGAAATTAACTGCTTTGAAACTATCGCCATTGATTTTGAATCAGATCAGGGAAAGATTGAACTTAACATCGGGTTGAATATATAG
- a CDS encoding GIY-YIG nuclease family protein encodes MEHKYITNDNLKQIPKLPGIYKMLNSQGAIIYIGKSKCLQKRVQSYFVKTPKWEKVNRMVPLIRDIEYIITDTHLEARLLECSLIKEFKPRFNAQMKNDRNYFFIKVEDYNKYNPLTVIDDRTEHCFGPFRSKYTISEFLVHLKNIYPITKDGDQYRFEYHIFPITLERELFDLNKTVLFELLESEDNLQLMVNTLQSKLEEAVESYRFEMAAIYRDMIACFKMIKNGLSGYKNLSSQSILLKLPVDNDRYKLFYIKNGSILHKMITDKVTNEILKKFINSSEQLIPSVNSIQENEKEWIDYRDIIYSEISALPEEMIVLL; translated from the coding sequence ATGGAACATAAATACATTACAAACGATAATTTAAAGCAGATTCCTAAACTCCCGGGAATATATAAAATGTTGAACTCCCAAGGTGCTATTATTTATATTGGAAAAAGTAAATGCCTGCAAAAAAGAGTTCAATCCTATTTTGTTAAAACACCAAAGTGGGAAAAAGTTAATCGAATGGTACCCTTGATTAGAGATATTGAATATATTATTACCGATACCCATCTGGAAGCCCGTTTGTTAGAATGTTCCTTAATTAAAGAATTCAAACCCAGATTCAATGCCCAGATGAAAAATGACAGGAATTACTTTTTTATTAAAGTTGAGGATTATAATAAATATAATCCTCTAACTGTAATTGATGATAGAACAGAGCATTGTTTCGGACCATTCAGAAGTAAATATACGATAAGCGAATTTCTGGTTCATCTAAAAAATATTTATCCGATAACAAAAGACGGCGACCAATACAGATTTGAATATCATATATTCCCCATTACTCTGGAAAGGGAACTATTTGATCTCAATAAAACGGTGCTTTTTGAACTTCTTGAATCTGAAGACAATCTTCAATTAATGGTTAATACATTGCAGTCTAAATTAGAGGAAGCTGTTGAGTCTTATCGATTCGAAATGGCTGCTATCTACAGAGATATGATAGCCTGTTTTAAAATGATAAAAAACGGATTGAGCGGCTATAAAAATCTATCTTCACAAAGTATTCTGCTAAAGCTTCCGGTAGATAATGACCGATATAAACTGTTCTACATAAAAAATGGCAGTATCCTTCATAAAATGATTACAGACAAGGTTACAAACGAAATCCTGAAGAAATTTATCAATAGCAGTGAACAACTAATACCTTCTGTAAACAGTATTCAGGAGAATGAGAAAGAATGGATAGATTACCGGGATATTATATATTCGGAAATCTCTGCCTTACCCGAAGAAATGATTGTATTGCTGTAG
- a CDS encoding D-alanyl-D-alanine carboxypeptidase family protein — MIGRRKKKKVKIRVFIILIMMAGIAAVINNTAIIPGNHESAKKEYDNDTTSYSALEAKPNISDTRTTSSPATDTKHPSFDSLSLDRLNSPNAILIRLSDQTTIMQKNSEEKIYPASLTKMMTAIVAIENLPDLKEEIKLTNATFQGLYEAGASMAGFQPGEKVMAIDLLYGILLPSGAECCIGIADHIAGSEQEFVNRMNQKAADLGMKATHFENTTGLQDENHYTTVKDLSLLLSYALHNNTFREIFTSSRHSTSPTNKHPGGMTFYSTMFEKLNDKNINDGEILGGKTGYTTEAGLCLASLARVDKQEYIFISAGAKGNHHSEQYNITDALTVYNSMGE, encoded by the coding sequence ATGATAGGAAGAAGAAAAAAGAAAAAAGTAAAAATAAGAGTATTTATAATACTTATAATGATGGCAGGGATTGCTGCGGTCATTAATAATACAGCGATTATTCCAGGGAATCATGAAAGTGCTAAGAAAGAATATGACAATGACACCACCTCGTATAGCGCCTTAGAAGCCAAACCTAATATATCGGATACCAGGACAACCTCGTCTCCAGCCACAGACACAAAACATCCTTCTTTTGATTCCCTGTCTCTTGATAGGTTGAATAGTCCTAATGCTATACTGATCCGGTTATCAGATCAAACTACCATAATGCAGAAAAATAGCGAAGAGAAAATCTATCCTGCCTCTTTGACTAAAATGATGACAGCTATTGTTGCTATAGAAAATTTGCCTGATCTGAAAGAAGAAATCAAGCTGACAAATGCTACATTTCAGGGACTTTATGAGGCTGGTGCTTCAATGGCTGGTTTTCAACCAGGTGAAAAGGTTATGGCAATCGATCTGTTATACGGGATACTGCTGCCTAGTGGTGCGGAGTGCTGTATTGGTATTGCTGACCATATTGCGGGGTCTGAGCAGGAGTTTGTAAATAGGATGAACCAGAAGGCAGCTGATCTTGGCATGAAAGCTACACATTTTGAAAATACCACCGGACTTCAGGATGAAAACCATTATACCACAGTGAAAGATCTGTCTTTACTCCTAAGCTATGCTTTGCATAATAATACCTTTAGAGAGATTTTTACATCCTCTCGTCATTCTACATCACCAACCAATAAACACCCGGGCGGAATGACTTTCTATAGCACTATGTTTGAAAAGCTAAATGACAAGAATATTAACGATGGAGAAATTTTGGGGGGAAAGACAGGGTATACAACTGAAGCCGGCTTATGCCTTGCCAGTCTCGCTAGAGTGGATAAACAGGAATATATTTTTATTTCAGCCGGGGCGAAAGGGAATCATCATTCTGAACAATATAATATAACTGATGCATTAACAGTATACAACAGTATGGGAGAATAG
- a CDS encoding VanZ family protein: MEKRERIITALLYSIFITYIFLLIKILFLSRVSLTELFHNERTVVRSINLVPFRSILAYISGSSDTVRRFAFVNVAGNIAIFIPLGIYLPLFKRDKRVFVNLLFILIASIIVEIIQGLFGIGVSDIDDIILNTLGGFIGVIGYKFLLSILGKEKKVCILITILSVIIGLPGVLYFLFMIKMRF; the protein is encoded by the coding sequence ATGGAGAAAAGAGAACGAATTATAACAGCGTTGTTATACAGTATATTCATTACTTATATCTTTTTGTTAATTAAAATATTGTTTTTATCAAGAGTCTCCCTAACGGAACTGTTTCATAATGAGCGAACAGTAGTTAGGTCAATTAATCTAGTTCCTTTTCGTAGTATTCTTGCCTATATTTCCGGCAGCTCTGATACTGTAAGAAGATTTGCTTTTGTCAATGTAGCCGGAAATATTGCTATTTTTATTCCTCTTGGTATATATTTGCCGTTATTTAAAAGAGATAAAAGGGTATTTGTTAATCTTTTATTTATATTGATTGCAAGTATAATTGTCGAAATCATTCAAGGACTTTTCGGTATTGGTGTGTCGGATATTGATGATATTATTCTAAACACTCTGGGCGGCTTCATAGGTGTTATAGGGTATAAATTTTTATTATCTATATTAGGAAAAGAGAAAAAAGTATGTATTTTAATCACAATATTATCTGTGATTATTGGATTACCTGGGGTCTTGTATTTCTTATTCATGATAAAAATGAGATTTTGA